In one Shinella zoogloeoides genomic region, the following are encoded:
- a CDS encoding ABC transporter ATP-binding protein yields the protein MPDLLSVRDLKIEATSYPPGEPPRTVTLVEGVNFDVEKGKVLGLIGESGAGKSTIGLTALAYGRGGVRITGGEVKLNGEDLLKLSPSGIRKVRGCKVCYVAQSAAAAFNPAHRLGEQVIEASLKHGIMSRAEAEKRALYLFKVLGLPNPETFGQRYPHQVSGGQLQRAMTAMALCPNPELIVFDEPTTALDVTTQIDVLAAIKHAIEETHTAALYITHDLAVVAQITDDILVLRHGKMVEYGPVKQIIEAPREDYTRALVNVRGTKRDEAPDQTDTLLKVENITAGYGNGFRVLENVSLHLPKGQTLAVVGESGSGKSTLARVITGLLPPQEGTIGFDGKPLPKALKGRANDELRRVQMIYQMADTAMNPRQTVRDIIGRPLTFYYGMRGAKKTERVKELLEQIEMGGRFADRYPAELSGGQKQRVAIARALAAQPELILCDEPTSALDPLVAEGILKLLMKLQEETQVSYMFITHDIAIVRAIADSVAVMHRGRLVRFGPKSKVLSPPFDDYTDLLLKSVPEMEIGWLERVLTTRRMESAGN from the coding sequence ATGCCTGATCTTCTCTCCGTCCGCGACCTCAAGATCGAGGCAACCAGCTATCCGCCCGGCGAGCCGCCGCGCACCGTGACCCTCGTCGAGGGCGTGAACTTCGACGTCGAGAAGGGCAAGGTGCTCGGCCTCATCGGCGAATCCGGCGCCGGCAAGTCCACCATCGGCCTCACCGCGCTCGCCTACGGGCGCGGCGGGGTGCGCATCACCGGCGGCGAGGTCAAGCTCAACGGCGAGGACCTGCTGAAGCTCTCGCCCTCCGGCATCCGCAAGGTGCGCGGCTGCAAGGTCTGCTACGTCGCCCAGTCGGCGGCCGCCGCCTTCAACCCCGCCCACCGGCTCGGCGAACAGGTGATAGAGGCCTCGCTGAAACACGGCATCATGAGCCGCGCTGAAGCGGAAAAGCGTGCGCTCTACCTCTTCAAGGTGCTCGGCCTGCCGAACCCGGAAACCTTCGGCCAGCGCTATCCCCACCAGGTCTCGGGCGGCCAGTTGCAGCGCGCCATGACAGCCATGGCGCTCTGCCCCAATCCCGAGCTCATCGTCTTCGACGAGCCGACGACGGCGCTCGACGTGACCACGCAGATCGACGTGCTCGCCGCGATCAAGCATGCCATCGAGGAGACCCACACCGCCGCGCTCTACATCACCCACGACCTTGCCGTCGTGGCGCAGATCACGGACGACATCCTCGTGCTCCGGCACGGCAAGATGGTGGAATACGGCCCGGTCAAGCAGATCATCGAGGCGCCGAGGGAGGACTATACCCGCGCATTGGTCAATGTGCGCGGCACGAAGCGCGACGAGGCGCCCGACCAGACGGACACGCTCCTGAAGGTCGAGAACATCACGGCCGGCTACGGCAACGGCTTCAGGGTACTGGAGAACGTCTCGCTGCACCTTCCCAAAGGCCAGACGCTGGCGGTGGTGGGCGAATCGGGCTCGGGCAAATCCACCCTCGCCCGCGTCATCACCGGCCTGCTGCCACCGCAGGAGGGCACGATCGGCTTCGACGGCAAGCCCCTGCCGAAGGCGCTGAAGGGCCGGGCGAACGACGAACTGCGCCGCGTCCAGATGATCTACCAGATGGCCGATACCGCGATGAACCCGCGCCAGACGGTGCGCGACATCATCGGCCGTCCGCTCACCTTCTACTACGGCATGCGCGGCGCCAAAAAGACGGAGCGGGTGAAGGAACTCTTGGAGCAGATCGAGATGGGCGGCCGCTTCGCCGACCGCTATCCCGCCGAGCTCTCGGGCGGCCAGAAGCAGCGCGTGGCGATCGCCAGGGCGCTGGCGGCCCAGCCGGAACTCATCCTCTGCGACGAGCCGACCTCCGCGCTCGACCCGCTGGTGGCGGAAGGCATCCTGAAGCTTCTCATGAAGCTGCAGGAGGAGACGCAGGTCTCCTACATGTTCATCACCCACGACATCGCCATCGTGCGCGCGATCGCCGACAGCGTGGCCGTGATGCACAGGGGACGGCTCGTGCGCTTCGGGCCGAAATCCAAGGTGCTCTCGCCGCCGTTCGACGACTACACGGACCTCCTGCTGAAATCCGTTCCCGAAATGGAGATCGGCTGGCTGGAACGGGTGCTGACGACGCGGCGCATGGAAAGCGCGGGGAACTGA
- a CDS encoding PAAR domain-containing protein: MISGQFAGAVLIVGLMAGLPSVASAEDAPAPIPACALSGSKSVFIGGAPALRLSDVVNCPPELYEIVPSVMIEGQPMVKFRTGVGEKGNCTARGEETVSVEGESASRLGDVACTQN; this comes from the coding sequence ATGATATCAGGGCAATTTGCAGGTGCGGTGCTGATCGTCGGCCTGATGGCCGGGCTGCCGTCGGTTGCGTCGGCCGAGGACGCTCCGGCCCCCATTCCGGCCTGCGCCCTGTCGGGTTCGAAGAGCGTCTTCATCGGCGGCGCGCCGGCTTTGCGCCTGTCCGATGTCGTCAACTGCCCGCCGGAACTCTACGAGATCGTGCCGAGCGTCATGATCGAGGGCCAGCCCATGGTGAAGTTCCGCACCGGCGTCGGCGAGAAGGGCAATTGCACGGCGCGCGGCGAGGAGACGGTGAGCGTCGAAGGCGAATCCGCCAGCCGCCTCGGGGATGTGGCCTGCACGCAGAATTGA
- a CDS encoding ACT domain-containing protein — protein MSGVTDLAELLATMEPALTEGSFVYASVPAADLAAHLARGPIGLFREEEGITLILPADAAEGLAASAPMRMLTLTVHSSLEAVGLTAAFATALTKAGISANVVAGYHHDHIFVPEIDAERALETLRDLSRTAREKGDA, from the coding sequence ATGAGCGGCGTCACCGATCTCGCCGAATTGCTGGCGACGATGGAGCCGGCGCTCACGGAGGGCAGCTTCGTCTATGCGAGCGTGCCGGCGGCCGATCTCGCCGCGCATCTCGCCCGCGGGCCGATCGGCCTGTTCCGCGAGGAGGAGGGCATCACGCTGATCCTGCCGGCCGACGCCGCGGAGGGGCTTGCCGCCAGCGCGCCGATGCGCATGCTCACGCTCACCGTGCATTCCTCGCTGGAGGCGGTCGGGCTGACGGCGGCCTTCGCGACGGCACTGACCAAAGCGGGCATCAGCGCCAACGTGGTTGCCGGCTACCATCACGACCATATATTCGTGCCGGAAATAGATGCAGAACGGGCGCTCGAAACGCTGCGGGATCTATCCCGCACAGCGCGTGAAAAAGGAGATGCGTGA
- a CDS encoding alpha/beta hydrolase, which yields MTERPMPTEEGILAFHKRCEDFYPADAVDADIVQQRAWYDALCAAFDAPPPAGMAKAGGLVAGRIPVRRYRPAEVTSQTRLFYIHGGGFVVGSLESHDAICAEISQAAGAELVSIDYRLSPEHVWPAAFDDCWAVLVELLLENHPVVVIGDSAGGNLAAGIVLKARDEGLKGIAGQALVYPGLGGDLVSGSYVDMARAPGLSTADVAYYREIYKAPEDAVHAYPLRAENLAGLPPAFITGAYFDPLRDDARAYAARLALSGVPVEFREEKQMIHAWLRARFMSEGAKAGFAALCDAVRRMANP from the coding sequence ATGACCGAACGTCCCATGCCGACCGAGGAGGGTATTCTGGCCTTCCACAAGCGTTGCGAGGATTTCTATCCGGCCGATGCCGTCGATGCGGATATCGTCCAGCAGCGCGCCTGGTACGATGCGCTCTGCGCCGCCTTCGATGCGCCGCCGCCGGCCGGAATGGCCAAGGCGGGCGGGCTGGTCGCAGGGCGCATCCCGGTCCGCCGTTACAGGCCGGCGGAGGTCACTTCCCAAACGCGCCTCTTCTACATCCACGGCGGCGGCTTCGTCGTCGGCTCGCTGGAGAGCCACGACGCCATCTGCGCCGAGATATCGCAGGCGGCCGGCGCCGAACTTGTCTCCATCGACTACCGCCTTTCGCCGGAACACGTCTGGCCCGCCGCCTTCGACGATTGCTGGGCCGTGCTGGTCGAGCTTCTTCTGGAGAACCATCCGGTTGTGGTGATCGGCGACAGCGCCGGCGGCAATCTGGCGGCCGGCATCGTGCTGAAGGCGCGCGATGAGGGGCTGAAGGGCATTGCCGGGCAGGCGCTGGTCTATCCGGGCCTTGGCGGCGACCTCGTCTCCGGCTCCTATGTGGATATGGCGCGAGCGCCGGGTCTTTCGACCGCCGACGTCGCCTACTATCGCGAGATCTATAAGGCGCCGGAAGACGCGGTGCACGCCTATCCGCTGCGGGCGGAAAACCTTGCCGGCCTGCCGCCGGCCTTCATCACCGGCGCATATTTCGATCCGCTGCGCGACGATGCGCGCGCCTATGCGGCGCGGCTCGCGCTTTCCGGCGTGCCCGTGGAATTCCGCGAGGAGAAGCAGATGATCCATGCCTGGCTGCGCGCCCGCTTCATGAGCGAGGGGGCGAAGGCCGGCTTTGCGGCGCTGTGCGATGCCGTGCGACGGATGGCCAATCCATGA
- a CDS encoding LysE family translocator, which translates to MPPFEMMLAFFVTTAVFAYMPGPAMLYAAAQTIARGRRSGLMASLGIHLGGYAHVLAAAAGLTALFHAVPALYLAVKLLGALYLIWLGIAMFRAKAEAPALASGEQARKSGRRAFVESVSVEVLNPKTAIFFLAFLPQFVDPSAALPVWAQLLVLGTVVNLMFTSADIVCVLLAGAIATRLKGSARVQKTMQRVGGTILVGLGLNLAFQKT; encoded by the coding sequence ATGCCCCCGTTCGAGATGATGCTTGCCTTTTTCGTGACGACGGCGGTCTTCGCCTATATGCCGGGACCGGCCATGCTCTATGCCGCGGCGCAGACCATCGCGCGCGGACGCCGCTCGGGGCTGATGGCGAGCCTTGGCATTCATCTCGGCGGCTATGCCCATGTGCTTGCCGCCGCCGCCGGCTTGACGGCGCTTTTCCACGCCGTTCCCGCGCTCTATCTCGCGGTCAAGCTGCTCGGCGCCCTCTACCTCATCTGGCTCGGCATCGCCATGTTCCGGGCAAAGGCCGAGGCGCCGGCGCTGGCATCCGGCGAACAGGCGCGTAAAAGCGGCCGGCGTGCCTTCGTCGAAAGCGTTTCCGTCGAGGTGCTCAATCCCAAGACGGCGATCTTCTTCCTCGCCTTCCTGCCGCAATTCGTCGATCCGTCGGCGGCGCTGCCGGTCTGGGCGCAGCTCCTCGTCCTCGGCACGGTGGTAAATCTGATGTTCACTTCCGCGGACATCGTCTGCGTGCTGCTGGCCGGCGCGATCGCCACGCGGCTGAAAGGCTCCGCGCGGGTGCAAAAGACGATGCAGCGGGTCGGCGGCACGATCCTTGTCGGGCTCGGCCTCAACCTCGCCTTCCAGAAGACCTGA
- a CDS encoding LysR family transcriptional regulator — MAFTFRQLQYFVAVAEQGSVTRAAQNLSISQSSITEAIKELESDLGVELFDRHPRGLTTTHNGHQFLRHATKILADVSDARRSFSDNRTAEKGQLNLGVTSLVAGYVLSDLLSRYRRAFPGIDVSAIEDNGSYLEHLLVGGELDVAVMVISNLRDRMALQAEIIETSPYRLWLPIGHPLVSADIISVSDIAKEPLIMLTVDEIEENTGKLLSALGARPHVAFRTRSVEAVRSLVATGAGIALLPDLVYRPWSLEGDRIESRDVSGALPVVQVGMVWRKGSSLPQAARDFVGLAEALRSGRGR; from the coding sequence ATGGCATTCACCTTCCGGCAACTGCAGTATTTCGTCGCCGTCGCAGAGCAGGGTTCTGTAACGCGCGCGGCGCAGAATCTCTCGATCTCGCAATCCTCGATCACCGAGGCGATCAAGGAACTCGAATCGGATCTCGGCGTGGAGCTCTTCGACCGCCATCCGCGCGGCCTGACGACGACCCACAACGGCCACCAGTTCCTGCGCCACGCGACGAAGATCCTCGCCGACGTCTCGGATGCGCGCCGCTCCTTCTCGGACAACCGCACGGCGGAAAAGGGCCAGCTCAACCTCGGCGTCACCTCGCTGGTCGCCGGCTACGTGCTCTCCGACCTCCTCTCGCGCTACCGCCGCGCCTTCCCCGGCATCGATGTCAGCGCCATCGAGGACAACGGCTCCTATCTGGAACACCTGCTGGTGGGCGGCGAACTGGACGTCGCAGTCATGGTCATCTCGAACCTGCGCGACCGCATGGCGCTGCAGGCGGAAATCATCGAGACTTCGCCCTACCGGCTCTGGCTGCCGATCGGCCACCCCCTCGTCTCGGCGGACATCATCTCCGTCAGCGACATCGCGAAAGAACCGCTGATCATGCTGACGGTGGACGAAATCGAGGAGAACACCGGCAAGCTCCTGAGCGCCCTCGGCGCGCGCCCACATGTCGCCTTCCGCACCCGCTCGGTGGAAGCGGTGCGCAGCCTCGTCGCCACCGGCGCGGGCATCGCGCTGCTCCCCGATCTCGTCTATCGCCCCTGGTCGCTGGAAGGCGACCGCATCGAAAGCCGCGACGTCTCCGGCGCGCTGCCGGTCGTCCAGGTCGGCATGGTCTGGCGCAAGGGCTCCAGCCTGCCGCAGGCCGCGCGCGATTTCGTGGGACTGGCAGAGGCATTGCGGAGCGGGCGGGGACGGTAG
- a CDS encoding ABC transporter substrate-binding protein: MKRLLHSCTALTLSLAFTTAAIAQEPLKELGAGEGEVSIVAWAGYIERGETDKNYDWVTEFEKKTSCKVTVKTAATSDEMVALMNEGGFDLVTASGDASLRLVAGKRIQPINTDLIPSWKTIDERLQNAPWHTVNGVHYGTPYLWGPNVLMYNTEAFKGEAPKSWKVVFEEMTLPDGKSNKGRVQAYDGPIHIADAAQYLMAHKPDLGIKNPYELNEDQYKAALDLLRVQRTLVGRYWHDAMIQIDDFKNEGVVASGSWPFQVNLMQAEKQPIASTFPEEGVTGWSDTTMLHAESQHPNCAYMWMEHSLSAKVQGDAAAWFGAVPSVPAACKGNALLTDEGCKTNGFENFDKIAFWRTPVTKCESQGECVPYHRWVSDYIGVIGGR; the protein is encoded by the coding sequence ATGAAGCGACTTCTGCATTCCTGCACCGCGCTTACCCTTTCGCTCGCCTTCACTACCGCCGCCATCGCCCAGGAGCCGCTGAAGGAGCTTGGCGCGGGCGAAGGCGAAGTGTCGATCGTCGCCTGGGCCGGCTATATCGAGCGCGGCGAAACGGACAAGAATTACGACTGGGTCACCGAATTCGAGAAGAAGACGAGCTGCAAGGTGACGGTCAAGACCGCGGCGACCTCTGACGAAATGGTTGCGCTGATGAACGAGGGCGGCTTCGACCTCGTCACCGCCTCGGGCGACGCCTCGCTCCGCCTCGTCGCTGGAAAGCGCATCCAGCCGATCAACACCGACCTCATCCCGAGCTGGAAAACCATCGACGAGCGCCTGCAGAACGCGCCCTGGCATACCGTGAACGGCGTCCACTACGGCACGCCCTATCTCTGGGGGCCGAACGTGCTGATGTACAACACCGAAGCCTTCAAGGGCGAGGCGCCGAAGAGCTGGAAGGTCGTCTTCGAGGAGATGACGCTGCCGGACGGCAAGTCCAACAAGGGCCGCGTGCAGGCCTATGACGGCCCGATCCATATTGCCGACGCCGCCCAGTACCTGATGGCGCACAAGCCGGACCTCGGCATCAAGAACCCCTACGAACTCAACGAAGACCAGTACAAGGCCGCGCTCGATCTGCTGCGCGTCCAGCGCACGCTCGTCGGCCGCTACTGGCACGACGCCATGATCCAGATCGACGACTTCAAGAACGAGGGCGTCGTCGCCTCCGGTTCCTGGCCCTTCCAGGTCAACCTGATGCAGGCGGAAAAGCAGCCGATCGCCTCGACCTTCCCGGAAGAGGGCGTGACGGGCTGGTCGGACACGACCATGCTGCATGCCGAAAGCCAGCACCCGAACTGCGCCTATATGTGGATGGAACACTCGCTGTCCGCCAAGGTGCAGGGCGATGCGGCCGCCTGGTTCGGCGCCGTTCCCTCGGTCCCGGCCGCCTGCAAGGGCAATGCGCTCCTGACCGACGAAGGCTGCAAGACCAACGGCTTCGAGAACTTCGACAAGATCGCCTTCTGGCGCACGCCCGTCACCAAGTGCGAAAGCCAGGGCGAATGCGTGCCGTATCACCGCTGGGTCTCCGACTATATCGGCGTGATCGGCGGGCGCTGA
- a CDS encoding ABC transporter ATP-binding protein yields the protein MTAVLFQQVSRHFGTVRAVDSVDLAIAEGEFFAMLGPSGSGKTTCLRLMAGFEQPTAGHIEIFGETAEGVPPYRRNVNTVFQDYALFPHLSILENVAYGLMVKGVGKAERLKAAEDALAMVKLPGYGARRPGQLSGGQRQRVALARALVNRPRVLLLDEPLGALDLKLREQMQEELKSLQKSLGITFVFVTHDQGEALSMADRIAVFSDGRIQQLGTPEDVYKRPQTRFVADFVGSSNVLPPDFVESLGFGKHYASLRPEAVTLGDGPGRKPFSGRVTAASFLGAANRVTVEANGSRVAAMLPASIAVPAQGETVTLSFLPEDLHTMDGAQ from the coding sequence ATGACCGCCGTCCTGTTCCAGCAAGTATCCCGCCATTTCGGCACTGTCCGCGCCGTCGACAGCGTGGATCTCGCCATTGCCGAGGGCGAGTTCTTCGCCATGCTCGGGCCGTCCGGTTCCGGCAAGACGACGTGTCTGCGCCTGATGGCCGGCTTCGAGCAGCCGACGGCGGGCCATATCGAGATCTTCGGCGAGACGGCGGAGGGCGTGCCGCCCTATCGGCGCAACGTCAACACGGTGTTCCAGGACTACGCTCTCTTCCCGCATCTCTCGATCCTCGAAAACGTCGCCTACGGCCTGATGGTCAAGGGCGTCGGCAAGGCGGAGCGCCTGAAGGCGGCGGAGGATGCGCTCGCCATGGTCAAGCTGCCTGGCTACGGCGCGCGCCGGCCCGGCCAGCTCTCCGGCGGCCAGCGCCAGCGCGTGGCGCTCGCCCGCGCCCTCGTCAACCGCCCCCGCGTGCTCCTCCTCGACGAGCCACTCGGCGCGCTCGACCTGAAACTGCGCGAGCAGATGCAGGAAGAACTGAAGTCCCTGCAGAAATCCCTCGGCATCACCTTCGTCTTCGTTACCCACGACCAGGGCGAGGCGCTGTCGATGGCCGACCGCATCGCCGTCTTCAGCGACGGCAGGATACAGCAGCTCGGCACGCCCGAAGACGTCTACAAGCGGCCGCAGACGCGCTTCGTCGCCGATTTCGTCGGCTCCTCCAACGTGCTGCCGCCCGATTTCGTGGAAAGCCTCGGCTTCGGCAAGCACTATGCGAGCCTGAGGCCCGAGGCGGTCACGCTCGGCGACGGCCCCGGCCGCAAGCCGTTCTCCGGCCGCGTGACAGCGGCAAGCTTCCTCGGCGCGGCCAATCGCGTGACGGTCGAGGCGAACGGGTCGCGGGTCGCCGCCATGCTGCCGGCCTCGATCGCGGTGCCGGCGCAGGGCGAGACGGTCACCCTCTCCTTCCTACCGGAAGACCTGCACACCATGGATGGCGCGCAATGA
- a CDS encoding ABC transporter permease has translation MSTVTDTSILDHRQGASGRLSDFFWRNPKILLLLMLTPPLLWLGIIYLGSLFALLLQSFFSIDDFSGLINYEFTLATYRQLLIPSNFDIIIRTVTMAVLVTLASAVIAFPIAYYAARYARGKWKVVFYLGVMLPLWSSYLVKIYAWKLILAKEGIVTWALAKLHLLWLLDAWLALPVVGGSSLSISYTGTFIVFIYVWMPFMILPIQASLERVPGNLIEASADLGGHPGQTFRYVLFPLALPGIIAGSIFTFSLTLGDYIIPQIIGSSRLFIGQAVYAQQGTAGNIPLAAAFSVVPIVIMGLYLWMAKRQGAFDAL, from the coding sequence ATGAGCACCGTCACGGACACCTCCATCCTCGATCACCGGCAAGGCGCCTCCGGGCGGCTTTCGGATTTCTTCTGGCGCAACCCGAAGATCCTCCTGCTCCTGATGCTGACGCCGCCGCTACTCTGGCTCGGCATCATCTATCTCGGCTCGCTCTTCGCGCTGCTGCTGCAGAGCTTCTTCTCGATCGACGATTTCTCCGGGCTGATCAATTACGAGTTCACCCTCGCCACCTACCGGCAGCTGCTCATCCCGTCGAACTTCGACATCATCATCCGCACCGTCACCATGGCCGTGCTGGTGACGCTGGCCTCCGCCGTCATCGCCTTCCCGATCGCCTACTATGCCGCGCGCTACGCCAGGGGAAAGTGGAAGGTCGTCTTCTATCTCGGCGTCATGCTGCCGCTCTGGTCGAGCTATCTGGTCAAGATCTACGCCTGGAAGCTGATCCTCGCCAAGGAGGGCATCGTCACCTGGGCGCTCGCCAAGCTGCACCTGCTCTGGCTGCTCGATGCATGGCTGGCGCTCCCCGTCGTCGGCGGTTCGTCGCTGTCGATCAGCTATACCGGCACCTTCATCGTCTTCATCTATGTCTGGATGCCCTTCATGATCCTGCCCATCCAGGCCTCGCTGGAGCGCGTGCCGGGCAACCTGATCGAGGCATCCGCCGACCTCGGCGGCCACCCCGGCCAGACCTTCCGCTACGTGCTCTTTCCGCTGGCGCTGCCCGGCATCATCGCCGGCTCGATCTTCACCTTCTCGCTGACACTGGGCGACTACATCATTCCGCAGATCATCGGCTCGTCGCGGTTGTTCATCGGCCAGGCGGTCTATGCCCAGCAGGGCACGGCCGGCAACATCCCGCTCGCCGCCGCCTTCTCCGTCGTGCCGATCGTCATCATGGGCCTCTATCTCTGGATGGCCAAGCGACAGGGGGCTTTCGATGCGCTCTGA